The genomic interval aaagtatgaaataatggtgaaaactcataagatagaatggctttgactcttgcctaaacgggataaCACTGGATTcttatcttgatcgaataaaaggttgctagaatggtatccattttacatgagttgactactctattcaatgaatgatatctttgactctcatctaaacaggacactgtatcagtttgttaaaaACCTTGGAAACTATTTAAGatgtgtttgttttgtattGTTACATGTCTATATTACTTGCTAGATgtatgataatttctgaatgtgtaagaatttatattgaactatgttattttctgttattaatgttGTAGTataaatttcgaatcttcattgttgctCTAACTtagtttgttgttttaatgggacaaattataaaggattgtcatccattagacaaacataatagtgttagatctcgacagataagtatttgtaaatgcaacatctagttgtacatccaaagatgacaacttagactagtgtttacgatatgaaacaatgaaaaatattattatataagaataactttgactctcacctaaacgggacatcgttggattcttattttaatcgaaattatcctttacttTTCCTCTTAGCTTTTTCATTAAGAAATTTCCTAAATAGTGTATCATTAGATagatggtttataaatcatatgcttataatgtcattctattttctcttatgaaattgaatggcacACATGACTGTATTCTAGCaatctatcccgaaatgatataagtcctcgATCTAAGAAatttcctacttgtatatgtttaCTAGAGGTAACTTATATTTAGAGTGAAATTAGTAGTGTGgttcaagaaaaaattattactcaaagattatttggtataaatttaagcctgtgactttaaattttagattccaataGAAATTCTAAATTTCAGTTTCCAAGAATGCATTGAACATTACAGTAAAACTTTCACAagtttaatatccattttctacAATGGATCTGAACTATATAttatgtatggaatatgagttttgtATTTGTGACCAGAacccacttggactattctaagaactctttatagTAACTAAACATAAGTCATCCGAAACCACAACCacattctaatatatctatggcatttgcatcttgttcatagtggttttgacaagatcaatctccgCAAAGAGAAAATATGCAAatatccacttgaaagtaaGATCATCTATATTTGAACATatagatgtacattcaggggtggatatgagttattGTTAAATTATTTAGATGTTCACTTTGAATTTTATcttaagcaaagaaatttgaaatatttgagaaatttcatgaatttttagcAATGATGAAaatcattaaggtaagtggttaaagatcttgcgaactgataggggtggagaaatattgggtggatatgcagttcaaatatAATTAAGTTGAGCTTTGGTTATGtattcaaacttacctccccaaaattTCAGATTCCATATGGATGAAAGTGAAAGGTccatgattagttactagtagcTGCCTGAGTCCTTCTAGGGAAATATcctaggaaaatttcagaatgatggaatagTTATGTACTTATTGTAAACCATCACTAGTTTCATGGATGTCCTAATCATGaacttaagaaaagctaaaagTTTTcactaaggtttgcatgtttgatagctattctaagtgattaggggtggaccatcctatggtcattaagataagaaagtatttgcTTCAACAAgtactatttttctaagaatATGACTAAATCTGAAAGCAAAGTATcaaagtagaggagatattttttttattccaaagtGTTATATCATCTTATTCaatataagatggtcccactgcatctgttgtcttgacacaaccgatgaCGACAATACCATTATTGTTCCTAGACAGATTATAGTCACGGTACCTTAGTGTAGTGGGAGGATTTTAAGGAACTCAcactgttatgacttggaagactcTTGTGATTAAAAATCTATGTTagtttaaataagtaatggatagtcagaataaggaactaagaagcgaagtcaagagaactatggttaaaactattcatatggagtaaccaaaacttttctattacaaggacaagaaagaaaattttgaaaataagtctattcaatggacttaacaaaatctcttaatcctagtattataggtttgagattatctaaacctatggcttgtggtatacttggTAATTTATTTACTCAAgtgcaagaaacttactttagtaagatgttggaGTTAATCTAATGACTAATTCTAAAAGAGGCCTTTTGGctcctagacatagattttatttaaggaaaaatttcaacaattccaaaaaagataaaggccaaggaaagaattccttaggatTGACAGTGAGAGGTCTCGTGTATATTTTGCAATGCATTAGagtagacacctgctgttgagtgggagtaatgagagGGTATCGATTTAATTCAAGAAAAGGGAACATTGGACAACAATCAAGaaaatcttaagatcaaaaagtgaaactatatgttagttgatatgggtggtattttaatactcttagactacaccaaatcaagtttctagactTGCGTTAaagctagaaagtctactgatgagatggtgattactctaggggtggagcagtgattttagagaagtaTAAAAACTAATCCGAAGTCTCTAATTCTGCCAGTGAGACTGATTGTTAAAGTTACTGGAAGGATACTTATTCAGcctatggaaagttctatacagttTTTGGCTTGTACCAATAATGAATTAACTACTAATGTTGATACCTaactaacacaaaagtagttgccaaaaagtaaagaatccagtatccctataCGAGTACACATATAcggaggaatttcacaatatcaaggattttgtgactaaggatatgtaatggtggagaatgAATACAACTtgttagatcctattacggagagaatactacatactacacttaaTCAGGATATCAATgtgttgagattaattgaaatacacttttagttttatattaatgtgaaaaactgtgtttttgcaaatgacagttgtatatacgaaaatataaaaactgtaagcgtttgcagcagcagaaagtaattctgctacagcaaaactgaacaggcagaatataaaatatttgcagaaaaataaataacttgacacaagagatttatacgtggtatcagtgttctcccgaacactcctagtccacggggccacgcccagagaatgaaatcaattaataaagtatcaaaattacaaagacaattgacttaaacaagtttagactccctctaaagtattgctgcaatcctttgtaatccactttatgaatctgacttcttgaaacaccttcaagcccgaactcccttcgtctttgaagtgtgagtgcttacttcctcccgaagtaaggctttaacaagtcttctcccgaagaccaagtgcttacttcctcccgaagtaaggctttatcaagtcttctcccgaagaccaatctcttgttcagtcaagtagttctttacaacctctaggatagagtaagaacagaaatagaacaactagaacctagatgaacaactaggctctcacaaaacaaagaaagactctcttctctcaaaagataaatgtggaaaatgaataatggaagaggtaattcgaatggttgctctctaggctctatttatagaccatagaaaccaaagaggcaaccacaagttcgaattagcagctgtacaaaaactttccaaaagaaacacgatctgctacatcagatctCGTGATGCCGACGCAGCAGATACGCCGAaacggaaacttactaaaatcgggtccgatcttctttcaatgcttgattctatcgccaaaaacagattagatattctgattgtatcaagatacaatcgaaatcaataaggaaaaggcaataaacaaagtttccctaaaaaagacaactttccaaaagagaattccttctcttttgagaagttttcaacaaaggaaagttcagctgaaagtgcaactttccaaacaaggaaaagggcaactacaatccgaatttataaggtaagaaatcgaatatgaatgcacaacaatcttaccataaatggaaaaattattttgtcaactaacttgccaaaaaaagactttacaatctccccctttggcactttagatgaacaaaataatttttaacacaaagtatCTGCAAGATAAAGTTAGCCATAACAaataactactccccctgagtaacacaatcgcaAACCAACaataactactccccctgagtaacacaatcgaaaaccaacaataactaaagaaacatgctaacttttaaaccaaATAGTTCACAGgtaccaaacacaactccccctggaaaaagggtctagagatgataaaaacaaattgaatgctcaataaaatgcacattaattaagaaatattttgacaactaaattgccaaaaaaggacctaacataatgcaagtgggagtttgttggattttgtgccctaaataaaactcattttaatataatcaaatttactaattaataaaggatcagaaatcattttatgttgcagggttcacatgatttatttcatgattatatgtttaatgtataaattctattaagtctagaacatatatttattcatgattatagtgttgtcagcacaatagaatataatcatgattatatgttcaaaagtttaagtctcatgatttgtcagtacactagatttagactgacatgataatcgacGATAAGGCATACTTACACAATGTCAttttcagggcattggcaaagtatgataagatatcataaacttaccgttatatctttctaagtcaatatcaccggttgatcttaggtctatagatcttaatcctgatatggttaggttcaatcgtaattatttttttatgttcttagagttgttcgtTAAAGTCTAGTCGACTGATCAtgtacatcttgggaacatgttAGTtcaactgagtgggagcgctaatcatagatatggaatctatagcctcTATTAgtatttagaagtaaaacgatgatttcctttgagcttagcttgatagagataaatgattgaggtctcatttcaataattatattagtttactgaaatatcatttataggtatctaagtattttaaggctaaaatacattgaaggatagaacggtaaatttgtccctattcagtgtagataatttatagaggatctttgactatttggaTTGTAACAATGAATAATCATAACACatctatatcttggtacatatagagtggTCTATattattgagagtgcaattctgaatctatagtggcgcaagaagaaattaataagttaaggaatttacATGGTAAATtgtagatctacttattggatgcttggttatataggcacatggtccctcactaattgagataatactgcttgcagactcagttaattagttttaattaatcaattataattctaaaattacactatgtcttatttatgaaatttcactaagcaagatagcttaattgtgaagaaaaaaagttttgaggtttatttgttaattaagagactttcttaagtctaattaataaataatataaatgataattttatttgatgattaattataattattaaataaataattttgatattaataggattgaaattgaaaaatatggtattattgaaagaaggataaatggttgaaataaagtggcaaaattgtaactagtgagGTCCACCTTAGTTTTGTCGGCCACTTAGTGTATTTTTGCCGattattttattcttctttaatccatataattaaatcataaaccctagttgaaatactataaaaaaggaacatgatgctgtCATTCTCATCCAACACTTTCAACATGCCAAATATAGTTTCTAActctgtcagacaactagtaaATGAGAGACACATTCTATAGTGATTTCGAGCCTTCTTCATTGTTCTTGATAATCgacccttagtgatagagtgccatggccacacatagcaagtcaagtactcaatcatagtgcggaAGACGGTAGTAaccaacccgaaggagagaaagagactcaggctcagatcttgataatactctacgataGAAAGGAAccagggttagagatctgagcggaaggagtcatattattctactGCAACCAAgataaggttttctaaactcttatgtgtttaattttatcgtattagagatattcatatttaggatgttaatcaacatactttttagtaaatctaaatcctagtaaaataaatccCAACACGGGCATGGGTCCTGGTCTCGAGTTTGGGTCCCCGTCCGGTCCCGAGTCCGAGTCCTAGCTGGTCCGGTCTGGGTCCTGGGTCCCAAggagtctgggtccgggttcggaGTCTAAGTCttgaattaagttttttttattaatatattgaaACTAGATCAAATCcgatctgaaaaaaaaaaaaatagatgggGCGGAGCAGATATGATCTGAGATATAAGTATCCAAATGATTTAGATCAGAGGTGATCTATCGGATCGGAACTCCGACCCGCTCCAACTAAATGAATCTTTTTAACATGCCTATCAATCTCTATAACATGTTATTTTATGATCATATTTGCCTCATTTACTAACAACTACTAATACAAGCACTTCTATTAAAGTTGACTTTAAAAAActcttataatatatatattaaaacactttattaaaatttcacctttttatttttcaaaggtAGATTCTTTGATAATAATTGTCAATTtacttataaataaataatatatatatatttttattgttattacaagaaattagaaagaaaaaaaaatgtaataagaTGTTATTATTTGCACTCCTCTTTTATAGCACGTCTCGTTGGTTACATATCCATATGCTTcttaatacttttatttttaagattgaAGACTCTTTATTCTATTAactctttaattatttattttattttgtctaaTTTAAATGTTTGTAAAGAgtgcttaaaaaccgcctctctCGCTTCTAGTTGACTAGTTGTATATCATCAAGTGAAGCAGATGTTCttcccaaaattaaaataatgtcaAGATTATGTATATGCAATGCATATAGTGGACAAATATGtatcattttatattttgttgagaaagaaaaaaataataattccaaaatagaaatagagagaaaaagacTTAAAAGAAAGGTCCAAGAGCACCGCTAAGGGACTGTGGCCACCCTGTCCTCTTCTTGAAACGTCATTTTCTCATCTTAAAAACACCTTAGCGCATACCTCTTCCCATGTAGGGCCTGAAAGCTATGTAGATCTTTCCATTAACTATCCCCCACCCCACCCCAcctccatttttctttttctctctcctcaaaattgttttcttttaatatatataaacaaatttcttttcttttaattattttatttttatttttttggtatttttttttcttactataGAACAAAGTACATTAATTTTATTAACCGGGCAATCTCTTTTATCTTGCCTACCCACTTGTTTCTCTCCACATCTTCATCAAATCCGTACAATTCCACTTATGTTActcatacaattttttttcttttattttatttttgtttttctgtCCAAGTGGTATAAATTAAGAGGGTTATACGCCAAACTCTCTATCCATTGACCATCAGTACACTCAcagaatatatttatatatatatatatatattaaccaTCTTCTTCTTATTGTGTAACTTGGTATTTTTGGTTTCATCGACCGGTTTATGGCAATTGCAGGCACCTCAAGTAGTACTACTACAGCTAGTAATAATATGAGCCAAGAGAACGAGTCTTCCAACAACAACGTTGTAAGCAAGGCCAACGATGATGACGATGACCATGAACACGACGTCGTTATGCCAGGCTTTCGCTTCCACCCTACCGAAGAAGAACTTGTTGAGTTTTACCTTCGCCGTAAGGTTGAGGGCAAAAGATTCAATGTTGAGCTCATTACTTTCTTAGATCTTTATCGCTATGACCCTTGGGAGCTTCCAGGTATAGTATATAATCCAAAAAGCTAGGTTATCTCAACTAATTCATAGCTACCCTTCATATCCGAAATTCGATCTATAAATATAAGAAACAATATTAACCAACTTATATGATAATCTaactgtaataataataataataataattaatatgcacatacatatatatatatataagatatatTTTCATCGAAATTTCTTTCAGCTTTGGCTGCAATTGGAGAGAAGGAATGGTTCTTCTATGTGCCAAGAGACAGAAAATATAGAAACGGCGACCGGCCTAACCGGGTGACAACCTCCGGATATTGGAAGGCAACGGGAGCTGACCGAATGATCCGAACCGAGAGCTCTCGGTCGATTGGGTTGAAGAAAACCCTAGTTTTTTATTCTGGGAAAGCTCCCAAAGGCATCCGAACCAGTTGGATTATGAATGAGTATCGCTTGCCTCAACATGAAACTGAAAGATATCAGAAGGTAACTTAACGGCCGGTAtcaatgtatttaaaaattCACTACTAAATGATTGAAAGCttctaaaaatatatcatttagttttctttttgtaaaataaaaataaaaaataataaataataataataataaaagttttACTTTTTATTACTAGATTCTTTTAAATTAGTTGATCTATAGCTTACTAATTTCACTAACCCTAAATTAACAAATTTCTAATATGGGCCGGCGGGGGATCTAGCTAGAAAGTTGTATGTTAATTTCAACTTTTCTCCACGGTTAGTTGGCAAAGTAGTTAAAAGTCTCTCAAGATTTCTTAAACATTctataagatatatataaaaatttatatcaatttagatttttataCACACAATAAATATATCAGCTATATATACTATAGCAAAGTAGAAAACCAAGAGAGACTTGAACGAATTGCATCGTCAATGAGATTATACGTAAAATAGATAAAAGGAATTGAATACTATGAAGGAAGAACCAACGTACACACTGTGCACTTGTTTTTATCAAAGTTAACCATTTTTAACATGGtaaattaatacatatatatacattcaaaACTATACTCTCCTTAACGAATTCTCTTAGTTAATATTAAGGAAGGATATAATAATTTcacctatatatacatattttctttctaaattattagtttctaagTAAATACACATAGCAACAACGTGGATCattaatcatcatcatcatgaaaTTAACTGCAGGCAGAGATATCCCTTTGCCGTGTGTACAAGAGACCAGGTGTGGAAGATCATCCTTCTCTTCCACGCTCTCTCCCATCTAGAGCGTCGTCTTCATCAAGAGCAGCTCACTTAGTAGACAGAAAGCAGCAGCCCGTCAACGCCATGGAAAAAATCGGCCAAGCTTTCATGGGACAGCCAACGGCACTGCCTCAACAATTTGAGCAAGAAAATATGAACGAAACAGACGGAAGCAGCAGTTCCGATGTTGCAGCAGGAAATATTCTTGGAGTCTCTAAACGCAAAGCCAATTACAGGACTTCATTAatggctactccactcattcaCGCCTCCCTCGAACAAACAGTGGCCGCAGCCGCAGCTTCCAACAATATCAACGAGGCACAGGCTGCGATGCTGTCATCTCATCTACTGCAGCCTAAGCAAATCATGAGTACTTGTCCAATTAGTTGCTCCCCAATCTTTCCGGGCTCTTCTTCCTCGGCCGTGGGGGCAGCGAATTCCATCGACGACCTTCACAGATTAGTAAATTaccagcagcagcaacaacagcaATACTATCATCAACAagagcagcagcagcagcagcctTCCACCAACCAATTTGGCCATCCATTGCAGCTGCCACCGCAGGCGCAGCCACAACTGCCTTCGGCTGCCCTTAATGCACTGCCTAATTTCCTTCCAACTACCTTCTCTGACCGGCTGTGGGAGTGGAACCCTTTCCCGGAGCCTAACCGAGACTACTCCAACAACCCCTTCAAGTAATTATGAATCATgatgaataataatatatttataactgCACATACATTAATTAATATACTTAGAGGAACAAAGTAGTTCTGCTTGTGTTACTTCTGATTATCATCATGATCTAAGTCAATTTAGTACTCTACCAATTAGTTCTAATGCAGTGTAGGATcttggatatatatatatatataatattataattatattaatgttaATTTGTTTAGAATACTAGCTAGGGCTTTtgtattgaattattttgattaTTAGTAATATATGTGACTCGGTATAACGTTTTTGCTTTTATTTCCCTCCTACATATCTGAtaattctcaaaaaaaaatattaattacatatctgatatata from Cannabis sativa cultivar Pink pepper isolate KNU-18-1 chromosome 4, ASM2916894v1, whole genome shotgun sequence carries:
- the LOC115714610 gene encoding NAC domain-containing protein 35; translated protein: MAIAGTSSSTTTASNNMSQENESSNNNVVSKANDDDDDHEHDVVMPGFRFHPTEEELVEFYLRRKVEGKRFNVELITFLDLYRYDPWELPALAAIGEKEWFFYVPRDRKYRNGDRPNRVTTSGYWKATGADRMIRTESSRSIGLKKTLVFYSGKAPKGIRTSWIMNEYRLPQHETERYQKAEISLCRVYKRPGVEDHPSLPRSLPSRASSSSRAAHLVDRKQQPVNAMEKIGQAFMGQPTALPQQFEQENMNETDGSSSSDVAAGNILGVSKRKANYRTSLMATPLIHASLEQTVAAAAASNNINEAQAAMLSSHLLQPKQIMSTCPISCSPIFPGSSSSAVGAANSIDDLHRLVNYQQQQQQQYYHQQEQQQQQPSTNQFGHPLQLPPQAQPQLPSAALNALPNFLPTTFSDRLWEWNPFPEPNRDYSNNPFK